The DNA sequence AGTAAAGGTGGTATAAGTCAACTCACTTTAAAAGTAGGATACATAATGAAGGCATACTCTAATTACAATCCCTTTTATTGGACATAACGACAAAGCATAACACCTACACATAAACTTTAACGAAAAAACAGAAATAACTactacactacaaaaaaaagagtttaaaatggCATTGATATTACGGCGGTTTTAAAGAACCGCCGTAATGTCCGGATATTATGGCATTTTTTGTTGCTGCCATAATTGATTTTGTATTTTGTGGCGGTTCTGATGATTAGGGCGGTTTTGAACCGCCGTTATCACAAATGTATAAAATCAAAACTTACCATCCCCTTCTTCACTCACTGCCGCTCTCTGATGCACGATACACGATTGATGAAGGCTCGTTCTCTGATCTCCCTCGCTCGTCTCGTCCTCCGCTAGCTACTGCTGCTTTCGACCTCCACCACCGCTTCCTCAGATCTCAGAACACCACAGCCAACTGCTCCTTCACGTTGCCGATCTCGATGTCACCGTCGACTGCTCCTTCTCGCCGCTGCTACGCAGATCCTCTCCTCCCACAGCATTACCATTGCCTCCACCTCCTCCATTGCATGTATTAGGTTTTTAAATTAGGGATTAATTTGTTCAATAATTAAGCACTTGAGGTTGAAATTTCATTAAATACTTAATTCTTTTTCAGATTGTTTGGCCTTGGCTGTTGGATGCGGCAATAATGCACGAGAAATTTCTAACGTTTTCTGCTACATGTTCACGATCTTTGCTGCAGTGTTGAATTTTGAGCCATCGTTTTATTCTCTGGGTAaatttccttctctttttttcccTTGCAACTCTATAACTGACTCAGTCGGCTATTAGGAATTAATTAAAGTGGTTACAGTTAGCCCTAAACCCCTTTATATTGCAACCTTTATATATATTCGAGCGTGATATGAGTGTTTGGTCCATTGGATGGGACTTAAGGCTTCTTGCTTGTGTTTATTCTGTGAGTAATATATTAGACTTATTATCttggtttaatttaattattattattagtatggcgatttaatttataaataatttaatgctCTTCAACCAGGGAGTGGTGTGTTTTGGAATCGCATATTATGTACAAGGAGTTGTGACCAGGGAACGTGGAccagtttttgtgacttctttcaGTCCTCTAATTATGATTATCACTGCTGTATTGGGTACCATTGTCTTGGCTGAGCAAATTCATCTTGGAAGGTCAGTTCCATATGAAAGTCTATAGTAGGGTTTCATTAATTATGTTTAGTTCTTGCTGAGACACTAGTCAGTTAATAAATATACTAACTTGTTAATTTACAACGTAATTGGAGCTATTGTAATTGTTTGTGGGCTATACACTGTGGTATGGGGAAAAAGCAAAGACAATGTGAATAATACAGAAGCAGTGAAAGTTGAGGGCCAAGAATTGCCAATAAGAGATAGCATAAAATCAGGAtcaaacatttttgaaaacattgatgTTAATTTGTTAGGTGCTTGGTTGGTGATGTAAGGAGTTAAGAGTGTGCTGTTGCAAGTTAACTAGATGATGGTGTTGGCATAGCTTTTCCTCACTTAAATATGAACTTTTGGCATCCATTTTTACTTAAATGATCTTTCAGTTCTGATTTTCCTATACtatattaaattgaattttgtatAGTTAGTAGTTACTCTGAAATACAAGGATGTATATTTATCATATTCTGAAGTGACTATAGTATCTATCTTTGGGTTCTGTGTGTTTTCATAAACTATATATGAAATTAATTTCATTCTTTATGATATTTTTGGGTTCTATGTGTTTTCTTCTTCTGGCTTCTATATTCAACTGCTTCACAAACGCAGGTACTCTTAATTTTAGTTTCTCAAGAAAGCAGAAACCAGCTTCTCTATTTCCATGGCTCCACCCAGGTACTCTTCTCTCaactcttctttatcttctttcttAATTGATCCTTTCATATGCGCTTTCTTAACTCTGTTAAAATTCATGCTTTAAGAAAGGATTTCTCTAACTCTTAGTCAAGTCAACTCTTAACTGTGCACATTTCTTTTAGCTTTTTATGGAATTTATAGTTTTTCTGGTGCCAGATGACAACATATTTAGTCAAAGCAAACTCTGTCATTTTGTAGCATATTTTTCTTGTATCATCAGAAATTCTGAGTTATATATcctttacatatatatatttgagTACAAATTCAACACGGAATTACTAGTCTATTGAGTTGTTAAACGATTTAGAAGCTAAGCAATAAGCATGATGAGCTTTTTCCTTGGTCCGAATGCACCTACTATTTCATTCAcatgttattagttattactgtATAATGCTTAGCTTAATTAATGGAAATTTGAACAAGTTTTTATATGAACATAGCTAGTGATATAGTTGTTAGTAATTGaccaaattataattatatgctACGTACACTACTTTGCCGCCAAGCATATATAGATCACTATAATGCTAGCTAGATAACCACGTTCACATTATAGATTAATTAGCttataagaaaaaattaaagaactagtagaatttattattttttgttaacattttaagtcattaattcaattattttaatttagtaatttaataatatttattctattttttcatttattCTGTTTTTCAAAAGAACTAGCAAGGCTTCTCTCAATGACTAATGGTGATCCTCATAATCAATCTAGCACAACTGTGTTAAAGGGAACTATTGGATATGCTCCTCCAGGTATAATCTGTTTCATCCAATCTTATAAGGactttttagtttaaatttttattctttctttccattttcaacgATTTGGCTTCGATATGAAGATTTGTCGCCGCTCATCTCATCGCCATCATTCATCTCTGCACCATCGCAAGCAACACCGTTGTCGTTGCCTTCTATGATCTGATTTTCAATCTGGCTCACCTCCTCACCTCGGCAAGCAATGCCGTTGTTGCTGCCTTCAGCAAGCTTCTACAATTTGGTTTCACCATCTCAGTCACTTCTAATAGCTAATCTACTTAatcttcttctttgattttttccttcctcttcatccttttaGATCTAGTTCATGCTCTAGTAGGAAGAAACAAAGAATGCTGGttcttttgtgtattttaattttcattgatcTTTTGTGATGTTGCTGTTGTATTTTATAGATGATGATTGAGCATATATGTGAATGCTTTTTTGGATCTATATAGTCTTTTTGTAATTATATACTACTTTGAGAAGGTTCTTTCTCTTTATTGCTTAGGTTTCTGGTGGTCTCATTCATAGTTGACCTTGAATTGTTCATTATGGTAAATTATTAGGTGCTTATGCATTGTCATTTGCTTGCAGGAAAAGGAAGCGTCCTTGATTTTGAGTATAGATGCCTTTTGTAAATTAGTAAAGCAGCATGCTAATGTAGCTCAGTTAGGTACCATGTAAAGACACTATTTCTCCTTATCTTCATTCCATACTTATTCATGGATGCCTTACCTTATATGCAACATTTTTGGTGTGATTAAGCATTAGGGCAAATGTTTTGTACTCCAGTAATCGCATTCCTTGTTTTGTAAATATAATTGTCTGTTGGAAATTGCaacatatttctttattttatttactatCCGGTTTGTGTGGTGCAGTAAATGCTTTTCTTATATGCTTGACTGTTCTTTTCCAAGTGCTTTGTATTGATAAGGATTGCTAAAGGCTAAAATGCCAATACTTAAATTTGCAGGTAAATGACCCCAAGGTCCGCAACCTGTTGCTGGGGGGCCAGAGAATTATATGGAGGTTTGTCGATCTCATGAAGCTATTTCTTGATTGAATCTGTCAGTCAGAATTTTGGGGGTCCAATTCTGTTAGCGCTCAGATATTGTTAGCTTGATACATCAAAGTTACTTTGAATTCTTGTCTCAACCTTCTCTAGCCTCATTTTTAACATCTACAACACACTCTTTCTTAGCATTATATTCCTACTTAATAGCATCCTAAAATGTTGTAGGTTCCCATCATCCATAAAAGCATCAAAATTAGCGAAGTACGAGTTCACTCCAACTAAAGGATCTCTGACATCTGGAAAACAAAATAGTCATAAAATTGATACTCCTGCTCAGCCCCAAACTCAAGTTGACATGGTATATAATGGGTTTTCTTTACGGTCCTTTTTGTTCAATTTTCTAATCTGTCTTGAATTGTCTTTGATAGAATTTTATTTCAGAATCTTTCAGCAAAGTTATACTCAGTACTGCAGTTGCTGCGGGCAACTATTCTTGGTGAATCTGGAgacaatgtcttggctcaccacgTATTCTGGTTAGTTACACAAGTTCTCTGTATAGAGCTCATTTAATCTTGTGCAGTAATGGATTATGAATAGTTTAATTCAATTGAAATTTTGTCTTTAAATGCTAAGCATCTGATGAGCTGCTGTTTCTGTTATAATATAGTAATTCTCTGTTGCAGCTGATGAGCAAGAAAGTACTAAGAACAAAGGAAGAACTCCTTGAACTCAATGGCATGAGCAAGTAAGTTCATTCTACGAATTAATCAAATGTACTGGTTAACTGAGTCGGCATTCACAGATGTTTCTATTTAACACAGGGCCAAGGTAAGCAATTATGGTGATCAGATACTGGAAACCATTGAAAATACTATTAATGAGTATTACAAGTTGGATAAAAGCAGCAATGGCAGTGCTGATTCTGCAAAAAGGAGACGAGATGCAAATGGAGGCCTAGATAGAAATCTTAAGGATGATGATGAGTTgactaaaaaaatcaaatttgttGAGCTTACAGTGATGATGAGTATGAACAATGAAAATGTTGGAATGATCTGTAGCAAATTTGTTGAGCATCTCTAGGAAAACTCCCAATGTAATAGAACTAACAATATTTCTTAGTTTGATACTTTGTATAGGagttattactttttatttgtaatactaaaaatcatatattatgtttaatacttttgagttatataatattttgtctatagattatgattttgttattgtggaattttaataaaaaaattatttatttaacaagataaaaataatagtaaaaacggCAGttaaaaaatgccattttaaacgaAAAGAATGCCATTAAACCATGGTAAAAACGGCGTTTAGAAATTCCATTTTAAACGAAAAGAATGTCATTAAATGcaggtaaaaatggcggttacaaaccgccattttaaacgAGGAGGATGCCATTAAACCtgggtaaaaacggcggttataaatgccattttaaacgaggaggatgccattaaacccaggtaaaaacggcggttacaaactgccattttaaacgaggaggatgccattaaacccaggtaaaaacggcggttacaaaccgccattttaaacaacaataaaactgccgttttatttggttaaaatggcggttaaaaaccgccattttaaccgccAAAAAACCGCCATATTATCcactggttattacggcggttttcagaaaaccgccgtaataaccagaatggcgcccagaattCCGGTGTTTCTTGGAGGCGCCATTTTCGGCAATAATGGCGGTTGTAACCGCCGTAATTACCTTAaaaaactgccattttaacctttttttttgtagtgctaAGGCACATGACACACAAACTCAGTTGATTATCAGTTCCAATTAGACTAATTGGAAACATGAGCTATCCATGGACTTTAACTTAAATAAAAACACACAATAAAATCATTAGATTAACCCAAAATACAtagcaacaacaataatttaGTTGGAACCCTCATGATTAATCAACATGCTCTTTGACAAAGCTGCAATCAGACTCTTTGGAGAGCTTCCAGCATTTGGATGATGAAGTAGTGGCAGTATTCGGGAAAACGTCCAGCAAATTTTTTGCCGTTACACCAGCTTTCATACCTCTCTAAGGAGTTACAAAGTCATCATTCTCATCAAGAGAAATAATTTTTTGCAAGACTGAGAACTAATCTCCTGAAATTATAATTGTACTAAAATATGAAACTGGTTTATATAGTTATTATAAAGAGGAGACCATTACTATTAGATAATACCTTAGAATTATCAGTAGAATCAATTTGCAAACTCTGCAACTCAGTATTTTTGACTGGGGTGTTCTGTATTTTAAGtagtaatttaaaataaagattataatataaaaaataattactgatTGCATAAATAAGTTATATTATTTTGGATACATCAAATGTCTTGtacttggaagaaaaagaagtgaGCAGATTTGGATCTTCAGTCAACTTCAAAACAGTGATCTTGTATGGCTGGAAAGCATTGATACATCAAGCTTCACAGAAATCTTGAATAGAAACTTCTTACCCCTAAATGAATTAATCTCAGCAGGAAATTGATCCTTACCGTAACCCTATAATTTAGAATGGAATACATAGTGATAACAAACTAAATATATAAAGAGAATAATGATACCATGAGAATTTATTATACCTTTGATATCTATTTCAAACGAAGCTCAGAAGCAGATATTTCAAGAAACTTGGAGGCTTCCTTGTCATAAACAATAAATGAAGCAGAGTCTGTCTCATTTGATATTCTCATTTAAATGCAGAAACTAATGTGTAAAAATGGTAACATGTTAGCATGGTATCTTGTTGATAAAATTAATCCAAAACAATAGAattgaattaaaacaaaaatattatcgaGGAACATGagtattaggataaatatcacaTGCATGGCAATAATATGAATTCTCATTCTCTTTAAGTGAATGAAAACACATCTTGCACCCCTTTGTACCACCAGCCTAGTCTAGTTTCAATAGACATCACAATTCTAATGGTAACAAATATTCCaccctaataataaaaaatagaccacaataaattattagagaatatTAAAGACTTAAAGTTCATAAAGATGCATGACAATACTTATTACAATCTCAGTGCTCTCCTTAAGTTCGCTTATAGACTTGTAAGGAGTATGGTTAATAAGATCTTGCTCAAGGGAAATCAATGAATCAGATGCAATTTGAGAAATCTGGTTAGATGGCTTGTCACTACCGATGATAAACCTAATGAAGAAAAAACGGTATGTGAAATTGGGAAAAATGAGCATATCCATTACCATTTGCAACAAAAgtaacaaaaaagtaaaaagtaaaatcgAAACCTTTGTCTAAATTCCTTAACTTCTTTAAGATCAGCGTTAATGTATAAAGTAGAGTTGTAGTTTGTATTGGATATGCCCATGGTTCCTGAAAATTACAAATAAGCACAACATGACAcgattagaaaataaataaaatagagtaTGAACAAAGTAATAAAAACACATTCATAAATAAAGATAACACTTAATAAAAAAGACAATGATGTAATATGTATACCCTTGAACAGGTTAAATTTGGCAAATTGCACAATAATAATGAACTCAGTATTAGGGTACTGCTCCATGTGCTTCACCAGTTGAGTAGCAAACTCCTCCCACAACGTGCACCTTATCTTACCCTTAGATCTATAAATCCAATCatgtaatgataaaaaaaaatatatatgaaaattttcaaataaaaaacagaaagcaTGAAAATAGatgtagaaagaaagaaaagggataaATATAAGATACATACTGCATGTCATCAAACTCAATAATCATGTATATGGACTTCTTTCCATTCTTAATGAACTCTATTATATCACCCTTTCCCGTCAACAACCCAATAACatctacattaaaaaaaaaatgaaaaactcaTATTCCCACTAATTGATTTTATATGAACATTAGTagaaaaatacaaacaattaTTACATTTTATATGTACCTATCAAGTGAGACTGAGGATTATCGTGATTAAGTATCATTTCATTAGGCACAAAGTGAAAAATATTGTTTGAAAAATTAATATCGACTAACACATGAATATGAGTTTCCCTTTTAAAGAACACACGCAGAGTATGATTGGTTGGCTTGTACTTTTGATCATTAAGTTCAAGAGAGAAGTTAGCAATAAAGTACACATTTCCCTCAACTAACTCCTACTCAAAGAATCTCCTCAAAGGATTCCTTACAAAACATTGTATCCGATCAccctaaaaaataaacaaaatagacAGCAACAAATAAGCATGTAGCAAAAATTGgtctattatatacatatttgaatgtaaaaaaaaaaatctgacaaATAAAACTTACTAATTCATCCATAACAACCATCTCTAAGTTAAGCCTCCTAAACTTCTCTTCGCCTAGATTAATAGACCATATTTTGATGACACGCACTTTGATACGCCAAACTTGATTAGCAACAGCAATATCAAGATCCTTAATCATGTTGAATGAAGTAGCCATTTGTGTATGGTGGGAACAAAAGCTACCAACTATAAAAGTATATAATCAATTTGGATATTAGGCAAGGTAATAAAAAGACTAATAAATATATAAGGATTGAGAGGTGATAGAGACTTTATATAGTGTGAGGAGGTATATGAAGACATTAATAAGAAGGTATTTCTGGTAACATAAAAATGGTAGATGGTGAACAATACTTTAATACACTTAATAATGAATAACACAAACTTGGTATTAGAATATTAATTACAACATTAATTCTAGCTTTCTAAAATGGTAACATAAAGTTCAATTTGACCAATGCATGTTGGCCATGAAGCTTATGAGGAGCACATCACCTAGGAACTCATCAAACACATTAAATTTTTAAACCAAAATGAGAACCAtatcaatttattatttaatatctttAAGCTGAAATGGTGAGCAATAAGAGAAaccatgcaataaatttcatgtaAAAATTACCGAAAGTAAGAATGACTTGTCTGATCATGCATCTTAAATGAGATTTTTCCATACTTGCTACATATATGATATAATTTGAGTCTTAAATTCATTAGACCTGGAGAAAGTTACTTCTAATATAGTTTTAGGAGGGTGTTACATGTTACCTTAACCATACTTATTGCATTTATATCAATTAATATGTTTCATACATAATATTAGTGGGTCTTTGAAGACAAAATCTAATTTTGCATATGTTATTTATATTACAATTATAAATCAATACTACTGGTTAATTTAGTCATATATATTGAATGCATTTATGACACCCTGGATATTCTGAATGTCTTCTAAATATGAGagcttttttcaaaaatagaaaccAATATTACAGATCTAACATGATATAAACAAATAGATTTTGCAGATCATAGTAAGATTAAATTTATAATTGGATATTACTTATTCAATTAGTCATATTAGGTGAATAGAATTATGACTTGATGTAAACATATTACTCTTGGTTCTTTGGGAAAGTTCAAAATTAGATATTGCTATCAAACTTATGATGGTCATGTTAGATTAAATGTCCCTATAAATACTTTTAACATAAATGAAAATCATTCATCTAACACATATTCGCAATATAAACTGAATATGTTTTAAACATGAAAGCTTTTTAGACACTAATAACATATATTAGTCTGCACTAAAGGTTCcaaatttaatgaattaaaattcaACCAAAAGAGAATGCCTACACCATACTAATTACAAATATTAACAATGAAAAAACTTAGTAACTTTGTTTAAATTTAGAAAGATAAACTGGGACAAAAGACATgcacgaaaataacataaataatttaataaataacaaatattattagaCAAAGGCACCTAGAAAgcattgtaaaataaaataggagTTATGATCTCTTATCTTTGTGGATTAATTTCATGGTGAAATGATAATAATCTCatacaaaatttgattttgagaGAATAACTATATGGTTTTGCAATAGAGATGTAGAAAAAGGTATAACATTTGTGACAAAAAGCAATATATGATA is a window from the Arachis hypogaea cultivar Tifrunner chromosome 17, arahy.Tifrunner.gnm2.J5K5, whole genome shotgun sequence genome containing:
- the LOC112765396 gene encoding ATP-dependent DNA helicase Q-like 4A, which codes for MNLSAKLYSVLQLLRATILGESGDNVLAHHVFCNSLLQLMSKKVLRTKEELLELNGMSKAKVSNYGDQILETIENTINEYYKLDKSSNGSADSAKRRRDANGGLDRNLKDDDELTKKIKFVELTVMMSMNNENVGMICSKFVEHL